In the Rhizobium sp. CB3090 genome, one interval contains:
- a CDS encoding GYD domain-containing protein, which yields MTTYIVLLNWTEQGVRGVKESPRRLDAAKKQLQEMGGSFKQFFLTMGDYDMVAVCEAPDDAVMARFALTLGMGGNVRSRTLKAFPEAAYREIIASLG from the coding sequence ATGACCACTTATATCGTTCTGCTCAATTGGACCGAACAGGGTGTGCGTGGCGTGAAGGAATCGCCGCGACGACTGGACGCCGCCAAGAAGCAGTTGCAGGAGATGGGCGGTTCGTTCAAGCAGTTTTTCCTGACCATGGGCGATTACGACATGGTCGCCGTCTGCGAGGCGCCCGATGACGCGGTGATGGCGCGCTTCGCCTTGACGCTTGGGATGGGCGGCAACGTGCGCTCGCGTACGCTGAAGGCTTTTCCCGAGGCGGCTTATCGCGAAATCATCGCGTCCTTAGGATAG
- a CDS encoding MFS transporter, whose protein sequence is MDTLQSQDRASVLGHPGYRSFAASRVFSSIGFQSVTVAMGWMIYDQTHSAFFLGLVGFCQFLPMVILTFIVGHVADRFDRRRIGLVCQLIEALTALVLAVAVWQHWIGPAGILAAVAVMGAATAFERPTMAALLPNIVPPSMLQMAIATSTSMMQTAFIIGPSLGGLLYGVSPIAPFAMSAVLYVIASLNVISIRVERQQSSSREPVTLSSVFAGVSFIRSRPVMMGTISLDLFAVLLGGATALLPMFARDILHAGPWGLGLLRAAPAIGALVMSIWLARRPLQTDVGKKMLLAVFVFGIATVIFALSTNIILSVAALLVVGASDTVSVVVRSSLVQLLTPDNMRGRVNAVNSLFIGTSNQLGEFESGMLASALGPVLTGIVGGIGTIAVVLLWMRIFPDLTKVKTLKG, encoded by the coding sequence ATGGACACCCTGCAGAGCCAAGACCGGGCCAGCGTGCTCGGCCATCCCGGATATCGTTCCTTCGCTGCCTCTCGCGTCTTTTCCTCGATCGGTTTCCAGTCGGTCACCGTCGCTATGGGCTGGATGATCTACGATCAGACGCATAGCGCCTTCTTTCTCGGCCTGGTCGGCTTCTGCCAATTTTTGCCGATGGTCATCCTGACCTTCATCGTCGGCCATGTTGCCGATCGGTTCGACCGCCGGCGCATCGGCCTTGTCTGCCAATTGATCGAAGCCTTGACGGCGCTGGTGCTTGCCGTCGCCGTCTGGCAGCACTGGATCGGCCCGGCCGGCATCCTCGCTGCGGTCGCCGTCATGGGCGCCGCCACCGCCTTTGAGCGCCCGACCATGGCTGCTCTGTTGCCGAATATCGTGCCGCCGTCGATGTTGCAGATGGCGATCGCTACCTCCACGTCGATGATGCAGACCGCCTTCATCATTGGCCCGTCGCTCGGCGGCCTGCTCTATGGCGTCAGCCCGATCGCGCCTTTCGCGATGTCGGCGGTGCTGTATGTCATCGCGAGCCTCAATGTCATTTCGATTCGCGTCGAACGACAGCAGTCGTCGTCGCGGGAGCCCGTAACACTAAGTTCAGTCTTCGCCGGCGTCTCGTTCATCCGGAGCAGGCCGGTGATGATGGGCACGATTTCGCTCGATCTCTTCGCCGTGCTGCTCGGCGGCGCCACGGCGCTGCTGCCGATGTTCGCGCGCGATATCTTGCATGCCGGACCATGGGGGCTCGGGCTTCTGCGCGCCGCACCTGCAATCGGTGCTTTGGTCATGTCGATCTGGCTGGCGCGCCGGCCCCTGCAGACGGATGTCGGCAAGAAAATGCTGCTTGCGGTTTTCGTTTTCGGGATCGCGACCGTCATTTTCGCGCTGTCGACCAACATCATCCTCTCCGTCGCTGCGCTGCTTGTCGTCGGCGCGTCGGATACGGTCAGCGTCGTCGTGCGCAGTTCGTTGGTGCAGCTCCTGACGCCGGACAATATGCGCGGCCGCGTCAATGCCGTGAATTCCCTGTTCATCGGCACGTCCAACCAGCTCGGCGAATTCGAATCCGGCATGCTCGCCAGCGCGCTTGGCCCGGTTCTCACCGGCATCGTCGGCGGCATCGGCACAATCGCGGTCGTGCTGCTCTGGATGCGGATTTTTCCCGATTTGACCAAGGTGAAGACTCTCAAGGGATGA
- a CDS encoding phenylalanine--tRNA ligase beta subunit-related protein, producing the protein MYFRHSNEMWSEFPELVPGVLLVDGITADVAVTDRLATFHAIAEERLESSSEGEMPEIQAWRRTFSKMGLKPTQYRCASEALLRRFRQEKSLPQLHPLVDLCNAISIAFAIPVAVFDLAKISGELEVRHATGKETYLTFAGETEHPEPREVIFADGAGRAHARRWTNRQSGLSAVREDTRSVLVVAEAMHEAASGDVPKLIAALAAELATVWSAQAKTKVLSCSSPRFDL; encoded by the coding sequence ATGTATTTTCGCCATTCGAATGAAATGTGGAGCGAATTCCCCGAACTGGTCCCCGGCGTCCTCTTGGTGGACGGGATCACCGCGGATGTTGCCGTTACTGATCGTCTTGCGACGTTTCATGCGATAGCCGAAGAACGGCTGGAGAGCAGTTCGGAAGGTGAAATGCCCGAGATCCAAGCCTGGCGGCGCACCTTCTCGAAAATGGGGCTGAAGCCGACGCAATATCGCTGCGCCTCCGAAGCTTTGCTCAGGCGCTTCCGCCAGGAAAAATCGCTGCCGCAACTGCATCCGCTCGTCGATCTCTGCAACGCCATCTCGATCGCTTTCGCCATTCCTGTCGCCGTCTTCGATCTTGCGAAAATTTCCGGCGAGCTCGAAGTCAGGCACGCGACCGGCAAAGAGACCTATCTGACCTTCGCCGGCGAAACGGAGCATCCGGAGCCGCGCGAGGTGATCTTTGCCGATGGTGCCGGCCGGGCGCATGCGCGGCGCTGGACCAACCGTCAAAGCGGTCTCTCCGCCGTTCGTGAGGATACGCGATCCGTGCTGGTCGTCGCCGAAGCCATGCACGAGGCGGCCAGCGGTGATGTGCCGAAATTGATCGCGGCCCTGGCCGCTGAACTTGCCACCGTTTGGTCCGCTCAGGCCAAGACCAAGGTGCTCAGTTGCTCTTCACCGCGATTTGATCTGTAG
- a CDS encoding DUF930 domain-containing protein codes for MERVAEQRKQDERRWGLIPSILLHILLFAALFLLPVVAVPIPQPEDSINVEMVPQPKEQAQNAAKPEERSGRLPTPKPDEKPQQQMAEAKQPAEQAKSDTDVQIKGGAKADNAKPSADEANDKDGPKSEKQASVTEKPADPQSSSLKANPATDDPTSPPANSKEEEPSKEASSSSKEADAPTVKNATLSPKVKDSRSLEEATTSATADNNVSSAAEQAAENDTTLQRADSISPETDSDSQTQNLTSTAKAESEDKPNQSSAASSNSDPSDNTASMSRPELLATDSPSETKINQPDKPPPDQKAAGAQAETKAIPDGDTPKVAIPGITASQQPQAAQKDVPVNASEPGGTGLVVEPTPQQQQTSTMRPSRPVEEGQKTAVAGFRGVSAPAAPFIQAKQFYSAKELARLPKGFMAQWRELPVQMRMSQLCNAEGAAQLNAAGLHVLRFGLPSVSGSRNANRNIETDKAVYRTSDGYYYVGVKCGVDAAAMKVTSFAYRLGGSIPQDQWKSLNLPTN; via the coding sequence ATGGAGCGCGTCGCCGAACAGCGGAAGCAGGATGAGCGTCGATGGGGACTGATCCCTTCCATCCTGCTGCATATCCTGTTGTTCGCTGCGCTTTTCCTGCTGCCGGTGGTGGCCGTGCCGATACCGCAGCCGGAAGACAGCATCAATGTCGAGATGGTGCCGCAACCCAAGGAGCAGGCACAAAACGCTGCGAAGCCAGAGGAGCGATCCGGCCGTTTGCCGACGCCTAAACCTGATGAGAAGCCGCAACAGCAAATGGCCGAAGCCAAGCAGCCAGCCGAGCAAGCGAAGTCAGATACAGATGTGCAGATAAAGGGCGGCGCAAAGGCCGACAATGCAAAGCCATCCGCTGACGAGGCGAATGACAAAGATGGCCCAAAATCGGAGAAACAGGCTTCTGTTACGGAAAAACCTGCGGACCCGCAATCCTCGAGTCTTAAAGCCAATCCGGCAACCGACGATCCGACTTCGCCACCAGCTAATTCCAAAGAAGAAGAGCCGAGCAAGGAGGCTTCCTCATCATCGAAGGAAGCAGATGCGCCCACCGTGAAAAACGCTACTCTGTCTCCTAAAGTAAAAGATAGCCGCTCCTTGGAGGAGGCCACAACATCGGCGACCGCGGATAACAACGTGTCATCTGCCGCCGAACAAGCAGCGGAAAATGACACAACCTTGCAGCGGGCGGATTCGATATCCCCTGAAACCGATTCGGATTCTCAAACACAAAATTTAACCTCAACGGCAAAAGCTGAATCTGAAGATAAGCCCAATCAGTCAAGCGCAGCTTCGTCGAACTCCGACCCGTCAGACAATACGGCGTCGATGTCGCGACCGGAACTGCTTGCGACAGACTCACCATCAGAAACTAAAATCAATCAACCGGATAAACCGCCGCCTGATCAGAAGGCTGCGGGAGCTCAAGCAGAAACCAAGGCTATTCCCGACGGTGACACTCCAAAGGTCGCTATACCGGGCATCACGGCTTCCCAGCAGCCTCAAGCTGCCCAGAAGGATGTTCCCGTGAACGCGAGCGAACCGGGCGGGACGGGATTGGTTGTTGAGCCAACACCTCAGCAGCAGCAGACCTCTACCATGCGCCCTTCTAGGCCCGTGGAAGAAGGCCAAAAGACAGCAGTTGCGGGATTCAGAGGGGTGAGTGCTCCTGCAGCACCATTTATTCAAGCTAAGCAATTTTATTCAGCGAAGGAGCTTGCTCGATTACCAAAAGGCTTCATGGCGCAATGGAGGGAGCTTCCCGTACAGATGCGGATGAGCCAGCTTTGCAACGCCGAGGGTGCCGCTCAACTTAATGCTGCCGGCCTACATGTGCTTCGTTTCGGCCTACCGAGTGTTTCCGGCAGCCGAAATGCAAACCGGAACATAGAGACAGACAAGGCTGTATATCGAACTTCGGATGGCTATTACTATGTGGGTGTAAAATGCGGCGTCGATGCTGCGGCTATGAAGGTGACTTCCTTTGCGTATCGCCTTGGCGGCTCAATTCCGCAGGATCAATGGAAGAGTCTCAATCTTCCAACGAACTAA
- a CDS encoding glutathione S-transferase family protein: MEKPCLFGADYSVYVRIARLALLEKGVEHKRVPIDIFAEGGPSASYLERHPFGRIPAFEHDDFRLYETAAITRYVDEAFDGPRLQPVAPRRWARMNQIVSIADGYLYPHLVWGIYVERVSKPATGIAADEERIAASLSKAAISLAALSDLIGDAPWFCGPELTLADLYVAPMFDYFLMTPEGREMIGHHPNLESWWAHIAARPSVGMTDFSKLQERHA, from the coding sequence ATGGAAAAGCCTTGCCTCTTTGGCGCAGACTATAGTGTTTATGTGCGAATTGCGCGACTGGCGCTGCTTGAGAAAGGCGTCGAGCACAAGAGGGTGCCGATCGACATTTTTGCTGAGGGCGGGCCGTCGGCGTCCTATCTGGAGCGGCATCCATTCGGCCGGATTCCGGCCTTCGAGCACGATGATTTTCGGCTCTATGAGACGGCTGCAATTACACGCTATGTCGATGAGGCATTCGACGGGCCGCGCCTGCAGCCTGTTGCGCCTCGGCGGTGGGCGCGGATGAACCAGATCGTCAGCATTGCCGACGGATATCTCTATCCTCATCTGGTGTGGGGCATTTATGTCGAACGGGTCTCGAAGCCGGCAACGGGTATTGCCGCCGACGAAGAGCGGATTGCCGCCAGCCTGTCCAAGGCCGCAATCAGCCTTGCCGCCCTTTCCGATCTGATCGGCGACGCTCCCTGGTTTTGCGGCCCGGAGCTGACGCTTGCCGATCTCTATGTGGCGCCGATGTTCGACTATTTTCTTATGACGCCTGAGGGACGAGAGATGATCGGGCATCATCCGAATCTGGAATCCTGGTGGGCGCATATCGCTGCCCGGCCCAGTGTCGGGATGACGGATTTCAGCAAACTGCAAGAGCGACACGCATGA
- a CDS encoding DMT family transporter yields the protein MTSITADSNSMAAGHSTLRGVLVAFASYAVYAFSDASIKLLHGTLPSYQVAFIGSLFGFVAIPFLKRRGDDWLDIVKTTNRPLWMLRFVCGAIGTICSIAAFTKLTMAEAFALLFLLPSFVTILSVVFLKEDVRWQRWTAVVLGFVGVLVVLRPGFRELSIGHLCAAIGGLSGAVSIVINRALGSKEKRISLYGAVLFGTLIVSGLLMLQEMTWPAAWQWIFLASYGLLGAAGTVLLMRAAQLAPANLVAPPQYSQMIWAIGFGYLLFNDSIDLAMALGIVLIIFSGLLTLARERKRGTPLPAAVVAANTQGAFAAETSDR from the coding sequence ATGACATCCATCACCGCCGATTCCAATTCCATGGCCGCTGGCCATTCAACGCTGCGTGGCGTCCTTGTGGCATTCGCATCCTATGCCGTTTACGCGTTCAGTGACGCGTCGATCAAGCTATTGCATGGGACGCTGCCGTCCTATCAGGTGGCCTTCATCGGCTCGCTGTTTGGCTTCGTGGCCATTCCGTTCCTGAAGAGGCGAGGAGATGATTGGCTGGATATCGTCAAGACGACGAACCGGCCGTTGTGGATGCTGCGCTTCGTTTGTGGCGCGATCGGCACCATATGTTCGATCGCAGCTTTCACCAAGCTGACAATGGCAGAGGCTTTCGCGCTCCTGTTCCTGCTGCCTTCCTTCGTCACTATTCTTTCCGTGGTCTTCCTCAAGGAAGATGTGCGCTGGCAGCGTTGGACGGCGGTCGTCCTCGGCTTCGTCGGCGTACTTGTCGTGCTGCGGCCAGGCTTTCGCGAGCTTTCGATCGGCCATCTCTGCGCGGCGATCGGCGGCTTGAGCGGGGCCGTCTCGATCGTCATCAATCGCGCGCTCGGCTCGAAGGAGAAGCGCATCTCGCTTTATGGTGCGGTGTTGTTCGGCACGCTCATCGTGAGTGGATTGCTGATGCTGCAGGAGATGACGTGGCCAGCGGCATGGCAATGGATATTCCTCGCGAGCTACGGTCTTCTCGGCGCCGCCGGTACCGTTCTGCTGATGAGAGCAGCGCAGTTGGCGCCGGCCAATCTCGTCGCGCCGCCGCAATACAGCCAAATGATTTGGGCGATCGGCTTCGGCTATCTGCTGTTCAATGACAGCATCGACCTTGCGATGGCGCTCGGCATCGTCCTCATCATCTTCTCTGGCCTGCTGACGCTGGCGCGCGAGCGCAAACGCGGCACACCCTTGCCGGCGGCCGTTGTTGCCGCCAACACCCAAGGCGCCTTCGCGGCCGAGACATCAGATAGATGA
- a CDS encoding AraC family transcriptional regulator: MKPGQFRMFRSSIAGIEAVAAETGHSFPKHTHDQFGIGVIERGAQVSLSGRGVVRAEAGDVITLNPNEVHDGMPVGESRAWSMLYFDPRLMADLLDDVGEGAFGAKELPSPVIRNGQTAARFKALFSTVTSHDGLDAALQRDGLLLSLVADAMREQRQADEGTNAPAAIIRARDLIDDDPAASITLADLAEASGLSRFQLLRGFAKATGLTPHAYLLQRRILRARRLIAGGMSLAEAAFASGFADQSHMTRIFVRNFGVSPRVYADTKR; this comes from the coding sequence ATGAAGCCTGGCCAGTTCAGGATGTTTCGCTCGTCCATTGCCGGCATCGAAGCCGTGGCGGCGGAGACGGGACACAGCTTTCCCAAGCATACGCATGATCAGTTCGGCATCGGTGTCATCGAGCGCGGCGCGCAGGTATCGCTGAGCGGGCGCGGCGTGGTGCGGGCTGAAGCCGGCGATGTCATCACCCTCAATCCGAATGAGGTGCATGACGGCATGCCGGTTGGCGAGAGCCGGGCCTGGTCAATGCTCTATTTCGATCCGCGGCTGATGGCAGATCTTCTGGACGACGTCGGTGAAGGTGCCTTCGGCGCGAAGGAGCTTCCTTCACCTGTCATTCGAAACGGACAAACCGCGGCGCGATTCAAGGCACTGTTTTCGACGGTGACCAGCCATGACGGCCTGGACGCAGCGCTGCAGCGAGATGGACTGTTGTTATCACTTGTTGCGGACGCGATGCGCGAGCAGCGGCAAGCGGATGAGGGTACCAATGCTCCCGCCGCGATCATACGCGCCCGCGACCTCATCGATGACGATCCGGCAGCATCGATAACGCTGGCCGATCTCGCGGAGGCAAGCGGGCTCAGCCGTTTCCAGCTCCTGCGCGGTTTTGCCAAGGCAACTGGGCTGACACCGCACGCCTACCTGCTTCAGCGTCGCATCCTTCGAGCGCGGCGGCTGATTGCCGGGGGTATGTCGCTGGCTGAAGCGGCGTTTGCCAGTGGCTTTGCCGATCAAAGCCACATGACACGGATCTTCGTGCGCAATTTCGGTGTGTCGCCGCGCGTCTATGCCGACACCAAGCGCTGA